A single genomic interval of Alistipes provencensis harbors:
- a CDS encoding MalY/PatB family protein: MTNYDFDELIPRRGTHSVKWDEQPAPDMLPMWVADMDFRTAPTVVEALRRRVEHGIFGYAKVPESYYTAITGWFSRRHGWAPEREWILPTTGVIPALSAILRALTRPGDKVLMQTPVYNHFFISVANSGCEAAECELIYRDNTYTIDFDALERAAADPGVTLMLLCNPHNPAGRVWTPEELRRIGEICLRNDVFVVADEIHCELIMPGFRYTPFASLSEEFARHSVTCTSPSKAFNLAGLQVANIFAADTAIRERIEEALHRNETGEISPFAIDALTAAYDEGAEWLDALNGYLHENYLFLRDFLARELPQYPVLPLEGTYLAWIDCRATGMTSEALADRLLTEGRLFINPGSIYGPAGEGFIRLNIACPRTLLIDGLERLKKVLTR, encoded by the coding sequence ATGACGAACTACGATTTCGATGAACTGATCCCGCGGCGGGGCACACACTCCGTGAAATGGGACGAACAACCCGCACCCGACATGCTGCCGATGTGGGTCGCGGATATGGATTTCCGGACGGCACCGACCGTCGTCGAGGCGCTTCGCCGCAGGGTCGAGCACGGCATTTTCGGCTATGCTAAGGTTCCGGAGAGTTACTATACGGCGATCACCGGGTGGTTCTCCCGGCGTCACGGCTGGGCCCCCGAACGCGAATGGATACTCCCCACGACGGGTGTGATTCCGGCCCTGTCGGCCATTCTCCGGGCCCTGACCCGCCCGGGCGACAAGGTGCTGATGCAAACTCCCGTCTACAACCATTTTTTCATCTCCGTCGCCAACAGCGGCTGTGAGGCCGCCGAATGCGAGCTGATCTACCGCGACAACACCTACACGATCGATTTCGACGCATTGGAACGCGCAGCGGCCGATCCGGGCGTGACGCTGATGCTCCTCTGCAATCCCCACAACCCCGCAGGGCGCGTCTGGACGCCCGAAGAACTGCGGCGCATCGGCGAGATCTGCCTGCGCAACGACGTCTTCGTCGTCGCCGACGAGATCCATTGCGAACTCATCATGCCCGGCTTCCGCTACACGCCTTTCGCCTCGCTTTCGGAGGAGTTCGCCCGGCACTCCGTCACCTGCACCTCCCCCAGCAAGGCTTTCAACCTCGCGGGACTGCAGGTCGCCAACATCTTCGCCGCGGATACCGCGATCCGGGAGCGCATCGAAGAGGCGCTCCACCGGAACGAAACGGGCGAAATCAGCCCCTTTGCCATCGACGCCCTCACGGCGGCTTACGACGAAGGCGCCGAGTGGCTCGACGCACTCAACGGCTACCTCCACGAAAACTACCTTTTCCTGCGGGACTTCCTCGCCCGGGAACTGCCGCAATACCCCGTACTGCCCCTCGAAGGAACTTATCTGGCGTGGATCGACTGCCGCGCCACGGGCATGACCTCGGAGGCGCTTGCCGACCGGCTGCTCACGGAGGGACGGCTCTTCATCAACCCCGGGTCGATCTACGGCCCGGCGGGCGAGGGATTCATCCGCCTGAACATCGCCTGCCCGCGGACACTGCTGATCGACGGACTCGAACGACTGAAAAAAGTACTGACCCGATAA